The following are encoded in a window of Mustela nigripes isolate SB6536 chromosome 3, MUSNIG.SB6536, whole genome shotgun sequence genomic DNA:
- the GPR55 gene encoding G-protein coupled receptor 55 — protein sequence MSPQLNKNQSCSFDEVDELMKTVQLAVHIPTFLLGLLLNALAIRGFSSFLKKRWPDYAATSIYMINLAVFDLLLVLSLPFKMALSNVRATPPFFCTLVECFYFVSMYGSVFTICFISLDRFLAIQYPFLVSHLRSPRKILGICGTIWVLVWAGSIPIYSFHGKVEKYTCFHNMSDGTWSAKVFFPLEVFGFLLPMGVIGFCSSRSICILVGRRDLTQDWVQKKACIWTIAASLAVFVVSFLPIHLGFFLQFLVRNGFIVECSSKQSISLFLQLSMCFSNVNCCLDVFCYYFVIKELRMDIMAPRPSRAQLVLQDTMTTRG from the coding sequence ATGAGCCCGCAGCTCAACAAGAACCAGAGCTGCTCCTTCGATGAGGTGGACGAGCTGATGAAAACCGTGCAGCTGGCCGTCCACATCCCCACGTTTCTCCTGGGCCTTCTCCTCAATGCATTGGCCATCCGAGGCTTCAGCTCCTTCCTGAAGAAGAGGTGGCCGGATTACGCCGCCACCTCCATCTACATGATCAACCTGGCTGTCTTCGACCTGCTGCTGGTGCTGTCCCTTCCATTCAAGATGGCGCTGTCCAACGTGCGTGCCACCCCTCCTTTCTTCTGTACCTTGGTGGAGTGCTTCTACTTCGTCAGCATGTACGGGAGCGTCTTCACCATCTGCTTCATTAGTCTGGATCGATTCTTGGCCATCCAGTACCCGTTCCTGGTCAGCCATCTCCGGTCCCCGAGGAAGATCCTGGGGATCTGTGGCACCATCTGGGTCCTGGTGTGGGCCGGGAGCATCCCGATCTACAGCTTCCACGGGAAGGTGGAGAAGTACACGTGCTTCCACAACATGTCCGATGGCACCTGGAGCGCCAAGGTCTTCTTCCCCCTTGAGGTCTTCGGCTTCCTTCTTCCCATGGGCGTCATAGGTTTCTGTTCCTCCAGGAGCATCTGCATCCTGGTCGGCCGTCGGGACCTCACCCAGGACTGGGTCCAGAAGAAGGCCTGCATCTGGACGATCGCAGCCAGTCTGGCTGTCTTCGTGGTCTCCTTTCTTCCCATCCACCTGGGCTTCTTCTTGCAGTTCCTGGTGCGGAACGGCTTCATCGTGGAGTGCAGCTCCAAGCAGAGCATCAGCTTGTTCTTGCAGTTGTCCATGTGTTTCTCCAATGTCAACTGCTGTCTCGACGTCTTCTGCTACTACTTTGTCATTAAAGAGCTCCGCATGGACATCATGGCCCCCCGGCCTTCCAGGGCCCAGCTTGTCCTCCAGGATACCATGACCACCAGGGGCTAA